A part of Ictalurus furcatus strain D&B chromosome 8, Billie_1.0, whole genome shotgun sequence genomic DNA contains:
- the spata4 gene encoding spermatogenesis-associated protein 4: MEYSPEKKRSGLPREVWKWVQSLELSISPKNIRRDFSNGYLVAEIFSWYFPEDFSLHTYDNGASLGTKQSNWTQIKKVLVKHHISLMKESINGTIHCKPGAAEALVQEIYTLLTNRRIQSVQEEALDFTDQRYQERLPMVARATVSKAIKNNLRLSEELAEPNLNTNLRKIHNIIHRHVELRREERSQNPKRFNVKPTLGEQAIRLPPSHTHTPPPQGD, translated from the exons atGGAGTATTCACCGGAGAAGAAGAGGAGCGGACTTCCGCGGGAAGTGTGGAAATGGGTGCAGAGTCTCGAGCTCTCCATTTCACCCAAAAACATCCGGAG AGATTTCTCTAACGGTTATCTGGTGGCAGAGATTTTTTCCTGGTATTTCCCCGAGGATTTCTCCCTACACACGTACGATAACGGAGCGTCGCTCGGCACCAAGCAGAGCAACTGGACTCAGATCAAGAAG GTGTTGGTGAAACACCATATCAGTTTGATGAAGGAGTCCATTAATGGTACGATTCACTGCAAACCAGGAGCAGCTGAGGCTTTAGTTCAGGAAATTTACACACTACTGACCAACAGAAG GATCCAGAGTGTCCAGGAGGAGGCGCTGGACTTCACCGATCAGCGTTATCAGGAGCGGCTGCCCATGGTGGCTCGAGCCACGGTGTCAAAAGCCATCAAAAACAACCTGCGTCTGAGCGAGGAGCTGGCCGAGCCCAACCTCAACACCAACCTGAGGAAAATCCACAACATCATCCACCGGCATGTGGAGCTccggagagaggagaggagccaGAACCCCa AGCGTTTTAATGTGAAGCCCACACTGGGAGAGCAGGCCATCCGACTAccgccatcacacacacacacaccaccacca cAGGGTGACTGA